The sequence below is a genomic window from Anaerocolumna chitinilytica.
TTGAATGCATCCGGTATATTTGCAAAAGTGATTCTTTTGCTTTCAACCTTTTTCTTTCTGCATACACATTCTTTTGCCATATCAGTTCCGTTCTGTGCCGTTGTCCAGATAAATCCGTTTTCATCACATCCGTAAGGGCATTTATTCGATTCCGGCTTCGGCTGCAAGCTCGTTAAGTGACTTTTCTCCAACTCTTGGAGTAGTTGTTCGAACTCCGTCACCGGGACCTGGTTTTCTATATCCGACATTCTGCACCCCCTTACTATCTTTCTCCCAATTACGAACAGCAGCTTTCCAGTCTTTCATTTTGTTTTTTCCTACCATCCAGCCTTTAGAAGAATAAAAATCAAAGAATCTTTCCGGGTCTACCCTGTTATTACGTTCAATGCAATATGATTTAATTTCTTCTGGTGTAGGTGGAGTGAAACGACTACTATTCTTTTTATTATCTTTATCTATATATATATCTTTCTCTATATCTATCTCTATACTCTTACTTGGACATGTTGGACTTGCTTCGGACATTTCTAGGACATTGTTAGGACATTGTCCTATTTTTGACCTAGTTTTCCTTTTTTGCTCTGCCCAATAGGTTTCACTGCCTATCAATTTTTCTATCTCAGCCATAAATATTGTCTGATCTGAAAGTATTTCTATCATTTTTAGCTCTGTAAATACCTTCATGGCCGAACGAACAATATCAATATTAGTGTTAGTGATAGTAGAAAGCATCTGCTCGTTGTATGGAATCGTATCCGAGAATCTTAGTTCTCCTATATGGTCTACGCTCTCAACAAGCAATTTGAGATAGAATAATACGTAATCCTTACCGTTAGGCATGTTCTCAATTATCTGTATATCATGCCGTTTAAAAAAATCTTTCTTAAGACGAAGCCAGTAATACTTTTTATCTTTTTCATCCAACATCTAATCACCAACCTCTTCAATATCAACATTCACACAGGCAAAAGGCTTATAAAACTTTCTTACTTCAAGTGTTACAACCTGTGTATCATCCTTATATGCAATTCCGTTTAATGCATCAAGGACAACTTTTGCTATATTATCAATATCAGGCTTTTTAGTCGGCCTTATTTTGTCGGTTAGCATCTCTATTCTTTTAGATTTTGATGTGCTTTTTGCTGGTTCAAAGCAAGCCTTGATATATACTCTTAAAGGCTTATCAGATATGTAATTAGTATTTTTCTGGTAACATAATTTTATAAGATTTTCATATAACACAGTTTTTTCTGGGGTAATACTTGCCATGCGTCCTGATTTATTATTAAAAAATGTCCTGGCTCTTGCTTTCCCTTGTGGAGGTCCAGGTATTTCAAAAGATATCATTAATTCTCCTTTCCCCGGAGGGCCAGGCTCAGCCCACCGGATAAAGAGGTCAGCAATATAAGATCGTGACATGCTATACATTATTGACCTACAAGTAAGTGCTTAATTAAACGGCACTGATTAATTAGTTTCTATGTATAGGGTTAAGCATTATACTTAATTCCGTATACTTTGTATTTTTCTTCGAACCTGTCGCGGCCTATCGTGTGTGCTTCGGTGTGATGTGTCCTGCAAAGGCATATCTTGCGATTTTCGGTATCGTCATAGACTTTCCTGTCCTGTCCCATACCTATCGCATCCCAGTGGTGTATTTCGCCTTTTAAACCGCATACAGCGCATTTACTATTCTTAAGGCAAGCATATAATATATGGTTAATATCATCCGTTCTGTTGATTGCCAAGTCGGTTAAAATAACACCGTTTTCAATTGCATAATCCAATATGGTGTTTATAAATTCTCTGGCTCTATCAACGCTGCAATTTGATAGGCTAAAATAATCACAACCGGTTCTCGAGATATGCAGGTACTTAAGCCATTCTTTTAATTCTTCAGGGAGATAACCGGTATGAATTGATATGTCAGCCATAGTTGCATATGCTTTTTTGCGCTGTTCCGCGGTGATAAGTCTACCATCATCAAGCCATACACCGCACTGTCGAATGTTCTTTGATTCTATAGTCTCTTGAAGATTTCGTTTAGGTATAAAGATGTTAAAATAGGTTCCGTCCTGTGATACTTTATAAGCTTTAATATTTGCCAGCTCATACATTCGCATCAGCCTTTCTTTCTGCAGTCAAACATAAAAACATTCTTTTTTGTTTTTGAATCATTTATTGCTAAAGCTTCAATGTTTTTCGCATCATCGTAAAAAATCTGGGATACATAAAAATTATCCTTGCATGTATATTTCTTTTTTCCTTGAAATTCCGATGATGTTATATTACATTTATCTGAAGATATCCATATAAATGGAGCCGTGTACAACTCTCTTCCAATACCCCAATTAAAACAAGCCCTCTTAAATGAATCAGATGCAAGTCCTTTTTCTTTTTCTGTAAAGCTTTCTGTGCCGGTGTCTTCTTTGCTTATCCATTGAGATTTTTCATTGTCCCATATAGATACAATACAATTTGCGTTATCCCTGGTATGATCTCTTTTCCAATTGTAAGAACCTACGGTTTCATCCAAAATATTCATGTCGCATCTTGCATCTTTGTAAAGCAGTAATGATATACCTTTTTCTGTAACTGTAGCTATTCTTACATCAATTTCACTAGCCATTAATGTTCTAAAAACCAATCCCATTATTCCTCTACCTCCTCATTTGATTTTTCAACCACGCGGCTGCACCACATATCAGCAAAATGCAGTAAAAGATAAAGCGGAG
It includes:
- a CDS encoding phage replisome organizer N-terminal domain-containing protein — encoded protein: MLDEKDKKYYWLRLKKDFFKRHDIQIIENMPNGKDYVLFYLKLLVESVDHIGELRFSDTIPYNEQMLSTITNTNIDIVRSAMKVFTELKMIEILSDQTIFMAEIEKLIGSETYWAEQKRKTRSKIGQCPNNVLEMSEASPTCPSKSIEIDIEKDIYIDKDNKKNSSRFTPPTPEEIKSYCIERNNRVDPERFFDFYSSKGWMVGKNKMKDWKAAVRNWEKDSKGVQNVGYRKPGPGDGVRTTTPRVGEKSLNELAAEAGIE
- a CDS encoding RusA family crossover junction endodeoxyribonuclease → MISFEIPGPPQGKARARTFFNNKSGRMASITPEKTVLYENLIKLCYQKNTNYISDKPLRVYIKACFEPAKSTSKSKRIEMLTDKIRPTKKPDIDNIAKVVLDALNGIAYKDDTQVVTLEVRKFYKPFACVNVDIEEVGD
- a CDS encoding putative HNHc nuclease; this encodes MYELANIKAYKVSQDGTYFNIFIPKRNLQETIESKNIRQCGVWLDDGRLITAEQRKKAYATMADISIHTGYLPEELKEWLKYLHISRTGCDYFSLSNCSVDRAREFINTILDYAIENGVILTDLAINRTDDINHILYACLKNSKCAVCGLKGEIHHWDAIGMGQDRKVYDDTENRKICLCRTHHTEAHTIGRDRFEEKYKVYGIKYNA